One Aliidongia dinghuensis genomic region harbors:
- a CDS encoding CDP-alcohol phosphatidyltransferase family protein, giving the protein MDRSLAGLTVAGVLALAGLAAMGVALSPAALAAALAGWLLYAGIVRLAVARAGLAGFGDANRVTLLRGLLVALLMPFLIVPGGWLPVGLGALALALDGVDGPIARRTGSAGPFGARFDMETDALTVLVLSALVAAEGRVGAWVLLSGALRYLYVAAGQVWPWLRRSPPPSFARKLVCVVQIAALLAALMPILASPWPSRVAAVALGLLVWSFGRDVIWLLRERDMAESPEAPYLSGNGGV; this is encoded by the coding sequence GTGGATCGATCGCTCGCGGGCCTCACCGTCGCGGGTGTTTTGGCGCTGGCCGGCCTTGCGGCGATGGGCGTCGCGCTGTCGCCGGCGGCACTCGCAGCCGCCCTCGCGGGCTGGCTCCTCTATGCCGGTATCGTCCGCCTGGCCGTGGCCCGCGCCGGCCTCGCCGGCTTCGGTGACGCCAATCGGGTGACGCTGCTGCGCGGTCTGCTCGTCGCTCTCTTGATGCCGTTCCTGATCGTGCCGGGAGGCTGGCTGCCGGTCGGCCTCGGCGCGCTGGCACTGGCACTCGACGGCGTCGACGGGCCGATCGCGCGCCGGACCGGCAGCGCCGGACCGTTCGGCGCGCGCTTCGACATGGAAACCGACGCGCTGACCGTACTGGTGCTGAGCGCGCTCGTGGCGGCGGAGGGTCGGGTCGGCGCCTGGGTGCTGCTGAGCGGCGCGCTCCGCTATCTCTATGTCGCGGCCGGGCAGGTCTGGCCGTGGCTGCGCCGGTCGCCGCCGCCGAGCTTCGCCCGCAAGCTCGTCTGCGTCGTGCAGATCGCGGCGCTGCTGGCCGCGCTCATGCCGATCCTGGCATCGCCCTGGCCATCGCGCGTCGCGGCGGTCGCCCTCGGCCTGCTCGTCTGGTCGTTCGGCCGCGACGTCATATGGCTCCTGCGCGAGCGGGACATGGCGGAATCGCCCGAGGCACCATATCTCAGCGGGAACGGCGGTGTATGA
- the ribA gene encoding GTP cyclohydrolase II: MAKTGQEQRVLPPHEVNRAVADLRRGDVVLLSDGSHAALIQAAEAIDDEGLARAAALTRARPVLATTLRRAITLDLAPDQDSAGRTVELLPPADASAVFLRELADPTVVREVSAAPIGVTQTEPDSLTAGAIELAKLARLLPAIVCFPIPPREGALIARREGIIEVGLTQVFDHRTVLAKTLRRVAEASVPLVDAEDTRVIAFRPDDGGTDHLAIMIGEPKGPAPVLARIHSECFTGDLLGSLRCDCGDQLRGAIRAISEAGGGVVIYLAQEGRGIGLVNKLRAYKLQDTGFDTVDANLQLGFESDERVYQPAAEILRQLGFDKVRLMTNNPEKVKALAQHDIEIVERVPHVFASNDHNRGYLETKAKRSGHLF; this comes from the coding sequence ATGGCCAAGACCGGTCAGGAACAGCGCGTATTGCCGCCGCACGAGGTCAACCGCGCGGTCGCCGACCTGCGCCGCGGCGACGTCGTGCTGCTGAGCGACGGCAGCCACGCCGCCCTCATCCAGGCGGCCGAGGCGATCGACGACGAGGGGCTGGCGCGGGCAGCGGCCCTCACCCGGGCCCGCCCCGTCCTGGCCACGACGTTGCGCCGCGCGATCACGCTCGACCTGGCGCCCGATCAGGATTCTGCCGGACGGACCGTCGAGCTGTTGCCGCCGGCGGACGCCAGTGCCGTGTTCCTGCGCGAGCTTGCCGACCCGACGGTCGTGCGCGAGGTGTCAGCGGCGCCGATCGGCGTCACGCAGACAGAGCCTGACAGCCTCACCGCCGGCGCCATCGAGCTTGCCAAGCTCGCCCGCCTGCTGCCCGCGATCGTCTGCTTCCCGATCCCGCCGCGCGAGGGTGCGCTGATCGCCCGGCGCGAGGGCATCATCGAGGTCGGCCTCACCCAGGTGTTCGATCACCGGACCGTGCTGGCGAAGACGTTGCGCCGCGTCGCCGAGGCGAGCGTGCCGCTGGTCGACGCCGAGGACACGCGCGTCATCGCCTTCCGCCCGGACGACGGCGGCACCGATCATCTGGCGATCATGATCGGCGAGCCCAAGGGACCGGCGCCGGTGCTGGCGCGCATCCATTCGGAATGTTTCACCGGCGACCTGCTCGGCAGCCTGCGCTGCGACTGCGGCGACCAGCTCAGGGGCGCCATCCGGGCGATTTCCGAGGCCGGCGGCGGCGTCGTGATCTATCTGGCCCAGGAAGGCCGCGGCATCGGCCTCGTCAACAAGCTCAGGGCCTACAAGCTGCAGGACACAGGCTTCGACACGGTCGACGCCAATTTGCAGCTGGGCTTCGAATCCGACGAGCGCGTCTATCAGCCGGCGGCCGAGATCCTGCGCCAGCTGGGGTTCGACAAGGTGCGGCTCATGACCAACAACCCGGAGAAGGTCAAGGCGCTTGCCCAGCACGACATCGAGATCGTCGAGCGCGTGCCCCATGTCTTCGCATCCAACGACCATAACCGCGGCTATCTCGAGACCAAGGCGAAACGCAGCGGCCATCTGTTCTGA